A genomic segment from Bradyrhizobium sp. CB1015 encodes:
- a CDS encoding carboxymuconolactone decarboxylase family protein: MSHARSEYEDFKRIAPDAYDLVLALGQLAAKAGLDKQLLELVKLRASQINGCAFCVQHHVLLSERIGVPVDKLHLVAVWREAPIFSPRERAALAWAEALTCLPDGVSEEVYAEASGEFSETELTYLTSAVASINVWNRFGAAFRWTPAQRPAAAVAAAASS; encoded by the coding sequence ATGTCACACGCCCGCAGCGAATATGAAGATTTCAAGCGGATCGCGCCCGATGCGTATGATCTGGTGCTGGCGCTGGGCCAGCTTGCCGCCAAAGCCGGCCTCGACAAGCAGCTGCTCGAGCTGGTCAAGCTGCGCGCCTCGCAGATCAACGGCTGCGCATTCTGCGTGCAGCACCACGTCCTGTTGTCGGAACGGATCGGCGTTCCCGTCGACAAGCTCCATCTGGTCGCGGTCTGGCGCGAGGCGCCGATCTTTTCGCCGCGCGAGCGGGCCGCGCTCGCCTGGGCCGAGGCGCTGACCTGTCTGCCTGATGGCGTCAGCGAGGAGGTCTACGCGGAAGCGTCCGGCGAATTCTCCGAGACTGAACTAACGTACCTGACCTCGGCGGTTGCTTCGATCAACGTCTGGAATCGTTTCGGCGCAGCGTTCCGCTGGACGCCGGCACAGCGGCCGGCAGCCGCCGTTGCGGCTGCAGCTTCGTCCTGA
- a CDS encoding cupin domain-containing protein — protein MTAMSLSAVQCSAPSRSTAFAVVAGFVCALAVGKALPVTIDSVSSALAPLCATAAEGSPLDKVEPIGSYALPNVPGKRVTIVRVSYGPGGFSRPHRHAGSVTAYITKGEIRSQLGGGPVETFGVGQSFFEPPGSTHLVSANASATEPAELIAVFVADEGAELTTFLE, from the coding sequence ATGACAGCCATGAGCCTTTCTGCCGTGCAGTGTTCGGCGCCGTCGCGTTCGACGGCGTTCGCCGTCGTCGCAGGATTTGTCTGCGCGCTTGCGGTCGGCAAAGCTCTGCCGGTGACGATCGACAGTGTGTCCAGCGCCCTCGCGCCGCTCTGCGCCACGGCAGCGGAGGGCTCGCCGCTCGACAAGGTCGAGCCGATCGGCTCCTACGCGCTTCCGAACGTGCCCGGCAAGCGCGTCACCATCGTGCGCGTCTCCTACGGTCCAGGCGGGTTTTCGCGACCGCACCGTCACGCGGGATCCGTCACCGCCTATATCACCAAGGGCGAGATCCGCTCGCAGCTCGGCGGCGGCCCGGTCGAGACGTTCGGCGTCGGCCAGTCCTTCTTCGAGCCACCGGGCTCGACGCATCTGGTCTCGGCCAATGCCAGCGCGACCGAGCCCGCGGAGTTGATCGCGGTGTTCGTGGCGGATGAGGGCGCGGAGCTGACGACGTTCCTGGAATAG
- the recJ gene encoding single-stranded-DNA-specific exonuclease RecJ, whose product MTPPAIALPVEAPQAFLGVARSLTDKLWRDRLDARGAAQALAIVQRHQLPELLARVLAGRGVDIDAVADFLDPTIRKLLPDPFTVTEMEAAAKRIADAATKGEKVAIFGDYDVDGATSAALLAWHLRHCGLDPLIHIPDRIFEGYGPNVEAVRGLAAKGATLLVTVDCGTTSIEPLAEAKRLGMSLVVIDHHQCGLDLPEVDALVNPNRPDDLSGLGHLAAVGLVLVTLVAVNRELRQRGFWTSEMPEPDLLGMLHHVALGTVADVAPLIGLNRAFVAKGLIAMRRRDHIGHTALMDVARLNGPPEAWHLGFMLGPRVNAGGRIGRADLGVRLLLEGDSVEAARIAAELDRLNSERRVIEQAAEAQAEAEALASIGLEDKLAVIVTASEGWHPGVVGLVASRLKEKFSRPAFAIALEPGGIGTGSGRSIAGVDLGKAVRQAVADGILLKGGGHAMAAGVTLRKEKLAEFRAYLENALALDVAEARHANELYIDGAVSARAVTPELATMLNRAGPFGSGNPEPVLALPAHQLVFADEVGQAHLRLRFKAGDGAIVNGIAFRSIGQKLGNALLANRGQQMHVAGSLSVDRYQGAERVQFRVVDVALPDQGPSVIR is encoded by the coding sequence ATGACGCCGCCTGCCATAGCCTTGCCCGTCGAAGCGCCCCAGGCCTTCCTGGGCGTGGCGCGCTCGCTCACCGACAAGCTGTGGCGCGACCGGCTCGATGCCCGCGGGGCAGCCCAGGCGCTCGCCATCGTGCAGCGGCACCAATTGCCGGAGCTGCTGGCGCGGGTGCTTGCGGGCCGCGGGGTCGATATCGACGCCGTCGCCGACTTCCTCGATCCGACCATCCGCAAGCTGCTGCCGGACCCGTTCACGGTGACGGAGATGGAGGCCGCCGCCAAACGCATCGCGGATGCCGCGACCAAAGGCGAGAAGGTCGCGATCTTCGGCGACTACGACGTCGACGGCGCGACTTCGGCGGCGCTGCTGGCCTGGCATCTACGCCATTGCGGGCTCGATCCGCTGATCCACATTCCCGACCGGATTTTCGAGGGCTACGGCCCGAACGTCGAAGCCGTACGCGGGCTCGCGGCAAAGGGCGCGACGCTGCTCGTCACCGTAGACTGCGGCACCACCAGCATCGAGCCGCTTGCGGAGGCCAAACGCCTCGGCATGTCCTTGGTGGTGATCGACCACCACCAATGCGGCCTCGATCTCCCCGAGGTCGATGCGCTGGTCAATCCCAACCGTCCGGATGATCTTTCCGGGCTTGGCCATCTCGCCGCCGTCGGCCTCGTGCTGGTGACGCTGGTCGCGGTCAATCGCGAACTGCGCCAGCGCGGTTTCTGGACCAGCGAGATGCCCGAGCCCGATCTCTTGGGCATGCTGCATCACGTCGCGCTCGGCACCGTCGCCGACGTCGCGCCGCTGATCGGGCTCAACCGCGCTTTTGTGGCGAAGGGGCTGATCGCGATGCGGCGGCGCGACCATATCGGCCATACCGCGCTGATGGACGTGGCACGGCTCAACGGCCCGCCGGAGGCGTGGCATCTCGGCTTCATGCTGGGGCCACGCGTCAACGCAGGCGGCCGTATCGGCCGCGCCGATCTCGGTGTGCGGTTGCTGCTGGAAGGTGACAGCGTCGAGGCGGCGCGGATCGCGGCCGAGCTCGACCGCCTCAACAGCGAACGTCGCGTCATCGAGCAGGCGGCGGAAGCCCAGGCAGAAGCCGAGGCGCTGGCCTCGATCGGGCTGGAGGACAAGCTCGCCGTGATCGTCACGGCCTCGGAAGGTTGGCATCCGGGCGTGGTCGGTCTCGTCGCCTCCCGCCTGAAGGAGAAGTTTTCGCGGCCTGCCTTCGCGATTGCGCTGGAGCCCGGCGGCATCGGCACCGGCTCGGGCCGCTCGATCGCCGGCGTCGATCTCGGCAAGGCGGTGCGGCAGGCGGTCGCCGACGGCATTCTGCTCAAGGGCGGCGGCCACGCCATGGCTGCTGGAGTGACGCTGCGCAAGGAGAAGCTCGCCGAATTCCGCGCCTATCTCGAGAACGCGCTGGCGCTCGACGTCGCCGAGGCGCGCCACGCCAACGAGCTCTATATCGACGGCGCGGTCTCGGCGCGCGCGGTCACGCCGGAGCTGGCGACGATGCTTAACCGCGCCGGTCCCTTCGGCAGCGGCAATCCGGAGCCGGTGCTGGCGCTGCCGGCACACCAGCTCGTCTTTGCCGACGAGGTCGGGCAGGCGCATCTGCGCCTGCGCTTCAAGGCGGGTGATGGTGCCATCGTCAACGGCATCGCGTTCCGTTCGATCGGCCAGAAGCTCGGCAATGCGCTGCTCGCCAACCGCGGCCAGCAGATGCACGTCGCAGGCTCATTGTCGGTCGACCGCTACCAGGGTGCCGAGCGCGTGCAATTCCGCGTGGTCGACGTCGCGCTACCGGATCAGGGGCCATCCGTGATTAGATGA
- a CDS encoding DUF808 domain-containing protein: protein MSVGLIGLLDDVAGIAKVAAASLDDVASQAAKAGTKAAGVVIDDAAVTPNYVIGFASKRELPIVGKIAVGSLRNKLLILLPIALLLGYFLPSAVTPLLMLGGAFLCYEGAEKVLEALMPHHAHQHEAQLQPIALNAQSVEDEKVAGAIKTDFILSAEIMAITLAAVPAGSIWTQALVLALVGLFITVGVYGVVALIVKADDAGIALARYDGTSLAGGAVRLLGRALVRGMPAFLAVLSTIGTAAMIWVGGGIILHGIEKYGPSAIGHTVHAATEAAAHLLPSVAGIVEWLVEAAISGALGLLVGAIAIPVVQYGLAPAWKRLRRSRSA from the coding sequence ATGAGTGTCGGACTGATCGGTCTTCTCGACGACGTCGCAGGGATCGCAAAGGTGGCTGCAGCCTCGCTCGACGATGTCGCTAGCCAGGCTGCCAAGGCTGGCACAAAGGCGGCCGGCGTGGTCATCGACGATGCGGCGGTCACGCCGAACTACGTCATCGGCTTCGCTTCGAAACGTGAGCTGCCGATCGTCGGCAAGATCGCGGTCGGATCGCTGCGCAACAAACTGCTGATTCTGCTGCCGATTGCCCTGCTGCTCGGCTATTTCCTTCCCTCTGCGGTCACGCCGCTGCTGATGCTGGGCGGCGCCTTTCTCTGCTATGAAGGCGCCGAAAAGGTGCTCGAAGCCTTAATGCCGCATCATGCGCACCAGCACGAAGCTCAGCTCCAGCCGATCGCGTTGAATGCCCAGTCGGTCGAGGACGAGAAGGTCGCTGGCGCCATCAAGACGGATTTCATCCTGTCGGCAGAGATCATGGCGATCACGCTGGCAGCCGTCCCGGCGGGCAGCATCTGGACGCAGGCGCTGGTGCTGGCGCTGGTCGGCCTCTTTATCACCGTTGGGGTTTATGGCGTGGTCGCCCTGATCGTGAAGGCGGACGATGCCGGCATCGCCCTCGCGCGCTACGACGGCACCTCACTCGCCGGCGGCGCGGTCCGCTTGCTTGGACGCGCGCTCGTCCGCGGCATGCCCGCTTTCCTGGCGGTGCTGAGCACGATCGGCACCGCCGCCATGATCTGGGTCGGCGGCGGCATCATCCTGCACGGCATCGAGAAGTACGGCCCATCCGCGATCGGCCACACGGTCCATGCTGCAACCGAGGCTGCCGCACATCTCCTTCCATCCGTTGCCGGCATCGTCGAATGGTTGGTCGAGGCAGCGATCTCGGGCGCGCTTGGACTGCTCGTCGGCGCGATTGCCATTCCGGTCGTCCAATACGGACTAGCGCCGGCCTGGAAACGGCTGAGGCGATCGCGGTCTGCCTGA
- a CDS encoding M23 family peptidase produces MGRKSFRFVSLLLALPSLLFTAPLAADEFRSPSLTALRVDWRAALDQLRSEINSRPQIAGDFIFAPRRSVPRYDPRAMPALVQLNAISSRFFTGITQSPVPVLLPFDAAAYVDAQRSGAPATLALSRYQADFNPVDMFDAGPAGYSATFSLEPGAGDGMPSRVYARPVEVQITGSALVYDIADPAGGKGEPVKPLAATYPDLRRFIREGYVRYAFTRFGAAYVVSIQCLDSVARPRRLACKEAYPVAERFLKALRIAGGQRMRPLTDVASNIIDRPAVRSPDFSYRPSGDIIPNTGYRKQGGHPDAMAYAQIRFPLEKAPAFVRSQSYGKRDKSEGPTAYPWRDNFCESRSFEVWQCGGGYGHQGEDIRAADCPPSGEGREPCDPKRRGVVAVRDAIVIRGAKDQAATLQVNSRTEHIRFRYMHMNPHAMNADGVLNGRIVTEGEKIGVISNYLDHPAGTSMHLHFDVQVFTRDGWIWVSPYVTLVSAYERLIRARGREVGPEIAVTSQPVAHALPEDVLKPDLREGSSAEEN; encoded by the coding sequence GTGGGCAGGAAGAGTTTCCGCTTCGTCTCGCTTCTTCTGGCGCTGCCGTCGCTCCTCTTTACCGCGCCGCTCGCTGCGGATGAGTTCCGCAGCCCCTCGCTGACGGCCCTGCGCGTCGACTGGCGCGCGGCGCTCGACCAGCTTCGCAGCGAGATCAACAGCCGTCCCCAGATTGCGGGCGACTTCATCTTCGCACCGCGACGTTCGGTGCCGCGCTACGATCCGCGCGCGATGCCTGCACTGGTGCAGCTCAACGCGATCTCCTCGCGCTTCTTCACCGGCATTACCCAAAGTCCAGTACCCGTGCTGCTGCCGTTCGACGCCGCCGCGTATGTCGATGCGCAGCGCAGCGGCGCGCCGGCGACGCTCGCGCTGTCGCGCTACCAGGCCGACTTCAATCCCGTCGACATGTTCGATGCCGGTCCTGCCGGCTACAGCGCGACCTTCTCGCTCGAGCCCGGCGCGGGTGACGGCATGCCGAGCCGGGTGTACGCAAGGCCTGTCGAGGTGCAGATCACAGGTTCGGCGCTGGTCTACGACATCGCCGATCCCGCCGGGGGCAAGGGCGAGCCTGTCAAGCCGCTCGCCGCAACCTACCCGGATCTGCGCAGGTTCATCCGGGAAGGCTATGTGCGCTACGCCTTCACCCGCTTCGGCGCCGCCTATGTGGTCTCGATCCAGTGCCTTGACAGTGTCGCGAGGCCGCGGCGGCTCGCCTGCAAGGAGGCCTATCCGGTCGCCGAGCGTTTCCTGAAGGCGCTGCGCATCGCAGGCGGCCAGCGCATGCGGCCATTGACGGACGTAGCATCCAACATCATCGATCGCCCCGCGGTGCGTTCGCCGGATTTCAGCTACCGGCCGAGCGGCGACATCATCCCGAACACCGGCTACCGCAAGCAGGGCGGCCATCCCGACGCAATGGCCTATGCCCAGATCCGCTTTCCGCTGGAGAAGGCGCCCGCCTTCGTGCGCTCGCAATCCTATGGCAAGCGCGACAAGAGCGAAGGTCCGACCGCCTATCCCTGGCGCGACAATTTCTGCGAGTCGCGCAGTTTCGAGGTGTGGCAATGCGGCGGAGGCTACGGCCACCAGGGCGAGGACATCCGCGCCGCCGACTGCCCGCCGTCCGGTGAAGGCCGCGAGCCCTGCGATCCCAAGCGGCGCGGCGTCGTCGCCGTGCGTGACGCAATCGTCATCCGTGGGGCCAAGGACCAGGCCGCGACGCTTCAGGTCAATAGCCGCACCGAGCACATCCGTTTCCGCTACATGCACATGAATCCGCATGCGATGAATGCCGATGGCGTGCTCAATGGCCGCATCGTCACCGAAGGCGAGAAGATCGGCGTGATCTCGAACTACCTCGACCATCCCGCCGGCACGTCAATGCACCTGCATTTCGACGTCCAGGTGTTCACCCGGGACGGCTGGATCTGGGTCAGCCCTTATGTGACGCTGGTCTCGGCCTACGAACGGCTGATCCGCGCGCGCGGCCGCGAGGTCGGCCCGGAGATCGCGGTCACGTCGCAACCGGTGGCCCATGCACTGCCGGAAGACGTGCTCAAGCCTGACTTGCGCGAGGGATCGAGCGCCGAGGAGAACTGA
- a CDS encoding aldolase: protein MAHSLHASSPAPAPFRSNRPDLATDAIRTAREDLAACFRMAARNGFEEGICNHFSAVVPGHDDLFLVNPYGYAFRELTASKLLICDFHGNVLDGEGVPEATAFYIHAELHRLLPRAKVAFHTHMPYATALSMTEGDPLIWAGQTALKFYGRTAVDRDYNGLALDSREGARIASAVGDADIVFMKHHGVMVLAPTIAEAWDDLYYLERAAEVQVLAMSTGRKVLPVDPAVATETYRQMREGDSESARLHLAAIRRQLDAEEPQYRH, encoded by the coding sequence ATGGCGCACAGCCTTCACGCGTCCTCACCCGCGCCCGCGCCGTTCCGCTCCAACCGGCCGGATCTTGCCACCGACGCGATCCGCACCGCGCGCGAGGATCTCGCCGCCTGCTTCCGCATGGCCGCGCGCAACGGCTTTGAGGAGGGCATCTGCAACCACTTTTCGGCGGTCGTGCCGGGCCATGACGACCTCTTCCTCGTCAACCCCTACGGCTACGCCTTTCGCGAGCTGACCGCGTCGAAGCTGTTGATCTGCGACTTCCATGGCAACGTGCTCGACGGCGAGGGCGTGCCCGAGGCGACTGCCTTCTATATCCATGCCGAGCTGCACAGGCTGCTGCCGCGCGCCAAGGTCGCCTTCCACACGCACATGCCCTATGCCACGGCACTGTCGATGACCGAGGGCGATCCCCTGATCTGGGCCGGCCAGACCGCGCTGAAATTCTACGGCCGCACCGCGGTCGACCGCGACTATAACGGCCTCGCGCTCGACAGCCGCGAAGGCGCACGCATCGCCTCCGCCGTCGGCGACGCCGACATCGTCTTCATGAAGCATCACGGCGTGATGGTGCTGGCGCCGACCATCGCGGAAGCCTGGGACGATCTCTATTATCTCGAGCGCGCCGCCGAGGTGCAGGTGCTGGCGATGTCGACGGGACGGAAAGTGCTGCCGGTCGATCCCGCTGTCGCGACCGAGACCTACAGGCAGATGCGCGAGGGCGACTCCGAATCCGCTCGGTTGCATCTCGCCGCGATCCGGCGGCAGCTCGATGCGGAAGAGCCGCAATATCGGCACTGA
- a CDS encoding SDR family NAD(P)-dependent oxidoreductase encodes MAGQVEGKVALVTGGASGIGEAIVELFAREGATVIATDIDELRGPELARRITKAGGKAIFLEQDVTSEERWIEIVAEIARRFGRLDVLVSNAGIGISVPSIVDMTLADWRRQNAINLDGVFLSVKHCLPLMRKTGGGSIVMMSSLAGLRGSPGLSAYSATKGGVRLFAKSIAMECAAAGDGIRVNSVHPGIIDTPIWGKIPTGAVGAGQNAPIDPEERARVVTPLGRAGQAAEIASGVLYLASDASRYVTGSELVIDGGMNAGGVPRRA; translated from the coding sequence ATGGCAGGGCAGGTTGAGGGCAAGGTCGCACTGGTGACGGGCGGCGCCTCCGGCATTGGCGAGGCTATCGTCGAGCTGTTCGCGCGCGAAGGCGCTACGGTCATCGCGACCGACATCGACGAGCTGAGAGGCCCCGAGCTCGCCAGGCGGATCACCAAGGCCGGCGGCAAGGCGATCTTTCTGGAGCAGGATGTCACCAGCGAAGAGCGCTGGATCGAGATCGTCGCCGAGATCGCAAGGCGCTTCGGCCGGCTCGACGTCCTCGTCTCCAACGCCGGCATCGGCATTTCCGTGCCTTCGATCGTCGACATGACGCTCGCTGACTGGCGCAGGCAGAATGCGATCAATCTCGATGGTGTGTTTCTTTCGGTCAAGCACTGCCTGCCGTTGATGCGCAAGACCGGCGGCGGCTCGATCGTCATGATGTCCTCGCTGGCGGGCCTGCGCGGCTCGCCCGGATTGTCGGCCTATTCGGCGACCAAGGGCGGAGTGCGGCTGTTCGCCAAGTCAATCGCGATGGAGTGCGCGGCGGCGGGCGACGGCATCCGCGTCAACTCGGTTCATCCCGGCATCATCGATACCCCGATCTGGGGCAAGATCCCGACGGGGGCGGTAGGCGCCGGCCAGAACGCCCCGATCGATCCGGAGGAGCGCGCGCGGGTCGTCACGCCGCTTGGTCGTGCCGGCCAGGCCGCGGAGATCGCCTCGGGCGTGCTGTATCTCGCCTCCGATGCCTCGCGCTACGTCACCGGCAGCGAGCTCGTGATCGACGGCGGCATGAACGCCGGCGGGGTGCCGCGGCGCGCTTGA
- a CDS encoding MarR family winged helix-turn-helix transcriptional regulator, with protein sequence MSRKTNDVTRSQSGRKAVEDGAVHVPAPGEGKRGEQGYLGYLLRQAHAAVRLTMERTLADLGVTSPQFAVLTMLNAYPGLSGADVARLTFLTPQTVGVIIRNLERDGAIAMTPHPVHGRIQQWTLTPRGATLLKACRQRVLELEKRLARNLDSKAETTIRRWLAGIAADLQED encoded by the coding sequence ATGTCGCGCAAGACGAATGACGTCACGAGATCGCAATCGGGACGAAAGGCAGTTGAAGACGGCGCGGTGCATGTTCCCGCACCGGGCGAAGGCAAGCGCGGCGAGCAAGGCTATCTCGGCTATCTGCTGCGCCAGGCCCACGCCGCGGTTCGCCTGACGATGGAGCGCACGCTCGCCGATCTCGGCGTGACGTCGCCGCAATTCGCGGTGCTGACGATGCTGAACGCCTATCCCGGCTTGTCGGGGGCCGATGTCGCCCGCCTCACCTTCCTGACCCCCCAGACCGTCGGCGTCATCATCCGCAATCTCGAACGCGACGGCGCGATTGCGATGACGCCTCATCCCGTTCACGGCCGCATCCAGCAATGGACGCTGACGCCGCGGGGCGCGACTCTTTTGAAGGCGTGCCGGCAGCGAGTGCTCGAATTGGAGAAGCGGCTCGCTCGCAATTTGGATTCAAAGGCGGAAACCACGATCCGCCGTTGGCTTGCCGGAATCGCGGCTGACCTTCAGGAAGACTAG
- a CDS encoding FMN-dependent NADH-azoreductase — MQLLQIDSSARSEPSDANPRGSHTRRLTQRFVQRWLQSRPGDRVVSRDLGRFAPRPVTDDWVKAAFAKPDRREPWMREALAESDALVDELISADLIVAGVPMYNFGVPAQFKAYIDKVVRVGRTFGFDRSCPDNPYSPLLAGMDKRLVLLGSRGDYGYDPGGRMAAVNHVEGAVRDVFAFIGITAFHSIAVEYDEFADDRLQASIAAAERAVDDLVDELLKLTEQRNAA; from the coding sequence ATGCAACTGCTACAGATCGATTCAAGCGCGCGGTCAGAGCCTTCAGATGCAAATCCGCGTGGTTCGCATACCAGGCGTCTGACTCAGCGTTTCGTCCAACGATGGCTACAGTCGCGGCCGGGGGATCGCGTCGTCAGCCGCGACCTCGGTCGCTTCGCACCGAGGCCGGTGACCGACGACTGGGTCAAGGCGGCCTTCGCGAAGCCCGATCGGCGCGAGCCATGGATGAGAGAGGCTTTGGCGGAAAGCGATGCGCTGGTCGACGAGTTGATCTCAGCTGATCTGATCGTCGCGGGCGTGCCAATGTACAACTTCGGTGTGCCAGCGCAGTTCAAGGCATACATAGACAAGGTTGTTCGGGTCGGACGCACGTTCGGCTTCGACCGATCATGTCCGGACAATCCATATTCGCCGCTGCTTGCGGGCATGGACAAGCGTCTTGTCCTGCTCGGTTCGCGCGGAGACTATGGGTACGATCCGGGCGGGCGTATGGCCGCCGTCAATCATGTCGAAGGAGCCGTCCGGGACGTGTTCGCTTTCATCGGGATCACGGCCTTCCACAGCATCGCAGTCGAGTACGACGAATTCGCCGACGATCGGTTGCAGGCCTCGATTGCCGCGGCCGAGCGTGCCGTGGATGACCTCGTCGACGAGCTGCTGAAGCTGACAGAACAGCGAAACGCGGCTTAA
- a CDS encoding LysR substrate-binding domain-containing protein, with amino-acid sequence MRRLPPLAGLRAFEAAARHLSFKRAADELHVTPTAISHQVRQLEQTVGVRLFERRARQVLLTAEGQVLLPVLRDGFDAFARVLEGLSRKRRRAVVTLSATPAFTAKWLVPRLPGLRKSRADIDLTLLATLEVVDLNSTADLALRYGSGPYPDLIAEPLTVDRFAPVVSPRLGIRRPSDLRSATLLHFDWHRRDARNPTWRRWLKTAGMNDVDARAGVRFSDETHAIQATVAGAGVALHSLVLVADELSQGTLVAPFGPELEGFSLHLVRSPDRPLTEPVEAVRHWLKSEFDAAR; translated from the coding sequence ATGAGAAGGCTTCCTCCGCTGGCGGGATTGCGTGCATTTGAAGCGGCGGCACGTCACCTCAGCTTCAAGCGCGCCGCCGATGAGCTTCACGTCACGCCGACCGCGATCAGCCATCAGGTGCGACAGCTGGAGCAGACGGTCGGGGTCAGGCTGTTCGAACGTCGGGCGCGGCAGGTTCTGCTCACCGCGGAAGGTCAGGTCCTGCTTCCGGTCCTGCGCGACGGCTTTGATGCGTTTGCGCGTGTTCTGGAGGGATTGAGCCGGAAGCGGCGCCGTGCGGTGGTCACACTTTCAGCGACGCCAGCTTTCACAGCCAAATGGCTGGTGCCGCGTCTTCCTGGGCTCCGAAAGAGCAGAGCCGACATTGATCTCACATTGCTTGCGACCTTGGAGGTGGTCGATCTCAATTCGACCGCGGACCTCGCACTTCGCTACGGTTCCGGTCCTTACCCCGATCTGATCGCCGAGCCGCTCACGGTCGATCGTTTCGCGCCGGTGGTCAGTCCGCGCTTGGGCATCCGAAGACCGAGCGACCTGCGCTCAGCAACGCTGCTACATTTCGACTGGCACCGTCGTGATGCCCGAAATCCGACCTGGCGGCGCTGGCTCAAGACGGCCGGCATGAACGACGTTGATGCGCGCGCCGGCGTGCGTTTCAGCGATGAAACCCATGCCATCCAGGCAACCGTCGCCGGCGCTGGTGTCGCTTTGCACAGTCTTGTGCTCGTCGCCGACGAACTTTCGCAGGGAACGCTGGTGGCACCATTCGGGCCGGAGCTGGAAGGCTTCTCGCTGCACTTGGTCCGCAGCCCCGACCGGCCGCTCACCGAGCCGGTCGAGGCTGTACGACACTGGCTGAAGTCAGAGTTCGACGCGGCCCGCTGA
- a CDS encoding lytic murein transglycosylase produces MKHADSSPRHTRRALLQSTLGAAALLAFPTRALAAPPGFDEWRESFRARAMAKGISAATWQRAMGRLEPDMSVFAQMRNQPEFHEQVWQYINRRVSDWRIINGKIALKNNEALFARIERDFGVERGTLLALWGVESAYGDPLVQQNHMRPVFPSLAALAWNEPRRKAYWETELINALRIVDKGWSTPDEMRGSWAGAMGHSQWMPEVWLNVGIDYDGDGKVSPFGKPDDALGSTSKYLVNRGKWHRGEHWGYEVRAPGNMSGSRTYAAWQAAGVTRADGQPFPQPNASAQMWTPVAGGPTFLLGPNFYSVKSYNPSMNYALAICHLGDRCLGAPPFIQPFPGSERALTLAEVQEMQARLTKAGFDTGGTDGRVGNDTMKAVKDFQQKVGIVPADGYGGLKVLAKLRQTN; encoded by the coding sequence ATGAAGCACGCTGATTCCTCGCCCCGTCACACCCGCCGCGCCCTGCTCCAATCGACGCTCGGTGCAGCCGCTTTGCTCGCGTTTCCGACCCGCGCTCTCGCCGCGCCTCCGGGCTTCGACGAATGGCGAGAGAGTTTTCGCGCACGCGCGATGGCAAAAGGTATTTCCGCCGCGACATGGCAGCGCGCGATGGGACGGCTCGAGCCGGACATGAGCGTGTTCGCGCAGATGCGCAACCAGCCCGAATTCCACGAGCAGGTCTGGCAGTACATCAACCGCCGCGTCTCGGACTGGCGCATCATCAACGGCAAGATCGCCCTGAAGAACAACGAGGCTCTGTTCGCCCGCATCGAGCGCGATTTCGGGGTCGAGCGCGGCACGCTGCTGGCGCTGTGGGGCGTCGAGTCCGCCTATGGCGATCCCCTGGTGCAGCAGAACCACATGAGGCCGGTGTTTCCCTCGCTCGCCGCGCTCGCCTGGAACGAGCCGCGCCGCAAGGCCTATTGGGAGACCGAGCTGATCAACGCACTGCGTATCGTCGACAAGGGCTGGAGTACGCCTGACGAAATGCGGGGATCATGGGCCGGCGCGATGGGGCATTCGCAATGGATGCCGGAGGTCTGGCTCAATGTCGGCATCGACTATGACGGCGACGGCAAGGTCTCGCCGTTCGGCAAGCCCGACGACGCGCTGGGCTCGACCTCAAAATACCTCGTCAATCGCGGCAAATGGCATCGTGGCGAGCATTGGGGCTACGAGGTGCGCGCGCCCGGCAACATGAGCGGCAGCCGCACCTATGCAGCTTGGCAGGCAGCCGGTGTGACCCGCGCCGACGGCCAGCCGTTTCCGCAGCCCAACGCATCCGCACAGATGTGGACGCCGGTTGCGGGCGGACCGACCTTCCTGCTCGGACCGAACTTCTATTCGGTGAAGAGCTATAACCCTTCCATGAACTACGCGCTCGCGATCTGCCATCTCGGGGATCGCTGCCTCGGGGCCCCGCCCTTCATCCAGCCCTTCCCGGGCTCCGAGCGTGCGTTGACGCTGGCCGAGGTGCAGGAGATGCAGGCGCGCCTGACCAAGGCCGGTTTCGACACCGGCGGCACCGACGGCCGTGTCGGCAACGATACCATGAAGGCGGTCAAGGATTTCCAGCAGAAGGTCGGGATCGTGCCCGCCGATGGCTACGGCGGACTCAAAGTGCTGGCCAAGCTGCGGCAAACCAACTAG